One window from the genome of Bicyclus anynana chromosome 25, ilBicAnyn1.1, whole genome shotgun sequence encodes:
- the LOC112047024 gene encoding facilitated trehalose transporter Tret1 isoform X1, translating into MVSPAVKQTWAVMGVLINMLGNGMVLSFPSILLPAVQLPESKIRADLHTASWLASCVGISSIPALLISSFLMDWCGRKTAHIVVIIPGIIGWTLVAFAPNITGLMIGRILCGLTAGSCLSLGAVVIGEYTSPSNRGMFLNMKTTAVCLGNMTVHIFGHFLAWKDVALVALVPHIVAVLIIFTWPESPAWLASKKRFKASEKSFYWLRGTSAKSRRELDELIRAQKERLDGTNSTILSEKISTFFKNFTRKDFLKPMIVMVFCGLLLESCGRHIFPAYALQIVKEVTGNNTDSFYYTLGIDIIISVSALFSSLLVKVMRRRTLLFSTGFAALFVLICVCMYIYLVTKDIMPNNKPWVPISLFSVYFILSNLGCTPIPLALLGEIFPLIHRGVGSALSGIIVSLFLMIGMQVTPFLLVSVNVYGTFAVFGSAMGLALVTLCFILPETKDKTLQEIEDYFNVRLFRENPDDKEAKMKMIPHES; encoded by the exons ATGGTATCACCGGCTGTGAAACAG ACATGGGCAGTGATGGGAGTACTCATCAACATGCTGGGAAACGGCATGGTGCTGAGCTTCCCGTCCATCCTTCTGCCTGCGGTGCAGTTGCCGGAGTCTAAGATAAGGGCTGATCTACATACAGCTTCTTGGTTAG CATCATGCGTGGGCATCTCCAGTATCCCAGCGTTACTGATATCTTCATTCCTGATGGACTGGTGCGGGAGGAAGACTGCACACATCGTTGTCATCATACCAGGCATCATCGGGTGGACTTTAGTCGCTTTCGCCCCCAACATCACTGGTCTGATGATCGGAAGAATTCTATGTGGATTAACTGCTGGGTCCTGTCTCTCTTTAGGAGCAGTAGTTATTGGTGAATACACAAGTCCCAGTAACAGAGGGATGTTCTTAAATATGAAGACTACCGCCGTTTGTCTGGGTAATATGACGGTACACATCTTTGGCCATTTTTTAGCCTGGAAAGACGTAGCACTCGTGGCATTAGTGCCACATATCGTTGCTGTCTTGATAATATTTACGTGGCCAGAGAGTCCCGCTTGGTTAGCTTCGAAAAAAAGATTTAAAGCAAGCGAAAAATCATTCTATTGGCTAAGAGGTACCAGTGCTAAATCGAGGAGAGAACTGGACGAATTGATCCGAGCTCAAAAGGAAAGATTGGATGGAACAAATTCTACAATATTATCAGAAAAGATttcaacatttttcaaaaattttacaaGAAAGGACTTCCTAAAGCCTATGATCGTTATGGTGTTCTGTGGACTTTTGCTAGAATCTTGCGGTAGACATATTTTCCCCGCCTACGCATTACAAATTGTTAAAGAAGTGACAGGCAATAACACAGATTCGTTTTACTACACATtaggtatagatataataatttctGTGAGTGCTCTGTTTTCATCACTATTAGTGAAAGTAATGAGACGGCGAACTCTACTGTTTTCTACGGGTTTTGCAGCTTTATTTGTCTtaatatgtgtgtgtatgtatatttatctGGTGACCAAAGATATAATGCCTAACAACAAACCTTGGGTGCCTATATCGTTATTTTCTGTGTACTTTATCCTATCTAATTTGGGTTGTACTCCCATACCCCTTGCTTTATTGGGTGAGATTTTTCCTTTAATACATAGAGGTGTAGGATCAGCTTTATCTGGTATTATAGTGTCATTATTTCTCATGATAGGTATGCAAGTGACACCATTTCTGCTAGTAAGCGTAAATGTGTATGGCACTTTTGCCGTTTTTGGGTCAGCTATGGGTCTTGCGTTAGTTACGCTATGTTTTATTCTTCCGGAGACTAAAGATAAAACTCTTCAGGAAATAGAAGATTACTTTAATGTTAGACTATTTAGAGAAAACCCTGATGATAAAGAAgcgaaaatgaaaatgatacCCCACGAAagttaa
- the LOC112047024 gene encoding facilitated trehalose transporter Tret1 isoform X2 → MDWCGRKTAHIVVIIPGIIGWTLVAFAPNITGLMIGRILCGLTAGSCLSLGAVVIGEYTSPSNRGMFLNMKTTAVCLGNMTVHIFGHFLAWKDVALVALVPHIVAVLIIFTWPESPAWLASKKRFKASEKSFYWLRGTSAKSRRELDELIRAQKERLDGTNSTILSEKISTFFKNFTRKDFLKPMIVMVFCGLLLESCGRHIFPAYALQIVKEVTGNNTDSFYYTLGIDIIISVSALFSSLLVKVMRRRTLLFSTGFAALFVLICVCMYIYLVTKDIMPNNKPWVPISLFSVYFILSNLGCTPIPLALLGEIFPLIHRGVGSALSGIIVSLFLMIGMQVTPFLLVSVNVYGTFAVFGSAMGLALVTLCFILPETKDKTLQEIEDYFNVRLFRENPDDKEAKMKMIPHES, encoded by the coding sequence ATGGACTGGTGCGGGAGGAAGACTGCACACATCGTTGTCATCATACCAGGCATCATCGGGTGGACTTTAGTCGCTTTCGCCCCCAACATCACTGGTCTGATGATCGGAAGAATTCTATGTGGATTAACTGCTGGGTCCTGTCTCTCTTTAGGAGCAGTAGTTATTGGTGAATACACAAGTCCCAGTAACAGAGGGATGTTCTTAAATATGAAGACTACCGCCGTTTGTCTGGGTAATATGACGGTACACATCTTTGGCCATTTTTTAGCCTGGAAAGACGTAGCACTCGTGGCATTAGTGCCACATATCGTTGCTGTCTTGATAATATTTACGTGGCCAGAGAGTCCCGCTTGGTTAGCTTCGAAAAAAAGATTTAAAGCAAGCGAAAAATCATTCTATTGGCTAAGAGGTACCAGTGCTAAATCGAGGAGAGAACTGGACGAATTGATCCGAGCTCAAAAGGAAAGATTGGATGGAACAAATTCTACAATATTATCAGAAAAGATttcaacatttttcaaaaattttacaaGAAAGGACTTCCTAAAGCCTATGATCGTTATGGTGTTCTGTGGACTTTTGCTAGAATCTTGCGGTAGACATATTTTCCCCGCCTACGCATTACAAATTGTTAAAGAAGTGACAGGCAATAACACAGATTCGTTTTACTACACATtaggtatagatataataatttctGTGAGTGCTCTGTTTTCATCACTATTAGTGAAAGTAATGAGACGGCGAACTCTACTGTTTTCTACGGGTTTTGCAGCTTTATTTGTCTtaatatgtgtgtgtatgtatatttatctGGTGACCAAAGATATAATGCCTAACAACAAACCTTGGGTGCCTATATCGTTATTTTCTGTGTACTTTATCCTATCTAATTTGGGTTGTACTCCCATACCCCTTGCTTTATTGGGTGAGATTTTTCCTTTAATACATAGAGGTGTAGGATCAGCTTTATCTGGTATTATAGTGTCATTATTTCTCATGATAGGTATGCAAGTGACACCATTTCTGCTAGTAAGCGTAAATGTGTATGGCACTTTTGCCGTTTTTGGGTCAGCTATGGGTCTTGCGTTAGTTACGCTATGTTTTATTCTTCCGGAGACTAAAGATAAAACTCTTCAGGAAATAGAAGATTACTTTAATGTTAGACTATTTAGAGAAAACCCTGATGATAAAGAAgcgaaaatgaaaatgatacCCCACGAAagttaa